A genome region from Lucilia cuprina isolate Lc7/37 chromosome 3, ASM2204524v1, whole genome shotgun sequence includes the following:
- the LOC111688086 gene encoding uncharacterized protein LOC111688086 isoform X2: MDPDSPLSSKVAMFNQHVNQHKQSQLLNPFSNPDGRSSPKPTFSKDEYGKPLAGSLTEMRGQKANIHVLKEMLELCQIIDSEGYDVKDEPSMRVIPFGELFNIYNYISDKVVGILLRARKHKLVEFEGEMLFQRRDDDVPIFLIKPIHEIRRDMESKIESIKRCGSPAPQATSVLLDKKAHGLDVPSPRSSVSRTPSPQTSKAGTPAREVKPKVAETPVATETTKIQISEGSAEAKKTVEVENKVQETENKPVEKVSAPTEAVATQQAPQPTEVKEETKLQEVEAKESNPTNTVETPAPATDIKTDVNNNDDLPTIVIEATAVYHGPSKTVESSQNAAPVDNTNTTTIPLTSDSEPNSAIVTSAPSETVASA; encoded by the exons ATGGATCCT gaCTCTCCTCTATCCTCTAAGGTCGCCATGTTTAATCAACATGTCAATCAACACAAACAATCACAACTTTTAAATCCATTTTCTAATCCCGATGGCAGATCATCACCCAAGCCCACATTTTCCAAAGATGAATATGGCAA ACCTTTGGCGGGTAGTTTGACCGAAATGCGAGGACAGAAAGCTAATATACATGTTCTTAAGGAAATGTTGGAATTGTGTCAAATTATCGATTCAGAGGGTTATGATGTTAAAGATGAACCCTCCATGCGTGTTATACCATTTGGAGAGTtatttaat ATTTACAATTACATTTCCGACAAAGTTGTGGGCATACTCTTGAGAGCTCGCAAACACAAACTGGTGGAATTCGAAGGTGAAATGTTATTCCAAAGACGTGACGATGATGTGCCAATTTTCTTGATAAAGCCCATACATGAAATTCGACGCGATATGGAGAGTAAAATTGAGAGTATTAAAAGATGTGGCAGCCCAGCGCCACAGGCAACATCTGTGCTATTGGATAAGAAAGCTCATGGTTTAGATGTACCTTCACCTAGGAGTTCAGTGTCAAGGACACCATCACCACAAACCTCTAAGGCAGGAACACCAGCACGTGAAGTTAAACCAAAAGTAGCCGAGACACCAGTTGCCACAGAAACAACCAAGATACAAATAAGTGAGGGTTCTGCTGAGGCTAAGAAGACTGTAGAAGTGGAGAATAAAGTTCAAGAAACTGAAAACAAACCAGTGGAAAAAGTAAGTGCTCCAACAGAAGCAGTAGCCACACAACAAGCACCACAGCCAACAGAAGttaaagaagaaacaaaattaCAGGAAGTAGAGGCAAAGGAATCTAATCCAACAAATACAGTTGAGACACCAGCTCCAGCCACAGATATCAAGACCGATGTTAATAATAACGACGATTTGCCCACTATTGTTATAGAAGCTACTGCAGTTTATCATGGTCCTAGCAAAACTGTGGAATCCTCTCAAAACGCTGCCCCTGTCGACAACACCAACACCACCACCATCCCCTTAACTAGCGATTCAGAACCTAATAGTGCAATAGTTACAAGTGCCCCCTCAGAAACTGTTGCCAGTGCTTAA
- the LOC111688086 gene encoding uncharacterized protein LOC111688086 isoform X1, translating into MDVSHELGALRFVVDSPLSSKVAMFNQHVNQHKQSQLLNPFSNPDGRSSPKPTFSKDEYGKPLAGSLTEMRGQKANIHVLKEMLELCQIIDSEGYDVKDEPSMRVIPFGELFNIYNYISDKVVGILLRARKHKLVEFEGEMLFQRRDDDVPIFLIKPIHEIRRDMESKIESIKRCGSPAPQATSVLLDKKAHGLDVPSPRSSVSRTPSPQTSKAGTPAREVKPKVAETPVATETTKIQISEGSAEAKKTVEVENKVQETENKPVEKVSAPTEAVATQQAPQPTEVKEETKLQEVEAKESNPTNTVETPAPATDIKTDVNNNDDLPTIVIEATAVYHGPSKTVESSQNAAPVDNTNTTTIPLTSDSEPNSAIVTSAPSETVASA; encoded by the exons gaCTCTCCTCTATCCTCTAAGGTCGCCATGTTTAATCAACATGTCAATCAACACAAACAATCACAACTTTTAAATCCATTTTCTAATCCCGATGGCAGATCATCACCCAAGCCCACATTTTCCAAAGATGAATATGGCAA ACCTTTGGCGGGTAGTTTGACCGAAATGCGAGGACAGAAAGCTAATATACATGTTCTTAAGGAAATGTTGGAATTGTGTCAAATTATCGATTCAGAGGGTTATGATGTTAAAGATGAACCCTCCATGCGTGTTATACCATTTGGAGAGTtatttaat ATTTACAATTACATTTCCGACAAAGTTGTGGGCATACTCTTGAGAGCTCGCAAACACAAACTGGTGGAATTCGAAGGTGAAATGTTATTCCAAAGACGTGACGATGATGTGCCAATTTTCTTGATAAAGCCCATACATGAAATTCGACGCGATATGGAGAGTAAAATTGAGAGTATTAAAAGATGTGGCAGCCCAGCGCCACAGGCAACATCTGTGCTATTGGATAAGAAAGCTCATGGTTTAGATGTACCTTCACCTAGGAGTTCAGTGTCAAGGACACCATCACCACAAACCTCTAAGGCAGGAACACCAGCACGTGAAGTTAAACCAAAAGTAGCCGAGACACCAGTTGCCACAGAAACAACCAAGATACAAATAAGTGAGGGTTCTGCTGAGGCTAAGAAGACTGTAGAAGTGGAGAATAAAGTTCAAGAAACTGAAAACAAACCAGTGGAAAAAGTAAGTGCTCCAACAGAAGCAGTAGCCACACAACAAGCACCACAGCCAACAGAAGttaaagaagaaacaaaattaCAGGAAGTAGAGGCAAAGGAATCTAATCCAACAAATACAGTTGAGACACCAGCTCCAGCCACAGATATCAAGACCGATGTTAATAATAACGACGATTTGCCCACTATTGTTATAGAAGCTACTGCAGTTTATCATGGTCCTAGCAAAACTGTGGAATCCTCTCAAAACGCTGCCCCTGTCGACAACACCAACACCACCACCATCCCCTTAACTAGCGATTCAGAACCTAATAGTGCAATAGTTACAAGTGCCCCCTCAGAAACTGTTGCCAGTGCTTAA
- the LOC111688085 gene encoding serine/arginine repetitive matrix protein 2 isoform X2 — protein sequence MSDLNDDLLNYDIGDVIDDQVLIGADEDELLLSDDDLEKDVSKEEKQKLKSEAEEWVKTQIKDKPKKATKQVVAEQKTIETTKTCQTENSKNEVNKVQESSAKEQQQQTEITKQEVATAATSSTITQEFKAPAEQTNNTTSNNVETNASTVIATTASVENLSNSNKEMELDQTSNISNSAASLTNDSCGSSVIQSSQESASVTMSHSDVSDPREDYEEEREERTNIKTTSERESFDHGTEHSPEKSVNRYVYHQKRNGAPLIRGHPLRGPAPPFQRPLLRFPPHGQPFPPPNQQPNTNPFAPQPPPNSLQNTPHGPMAGPNHDPNNPHHRPRHPFGFRPGPMAGFRHPNPSGMYSQVPHDYNGGQGPGGFNQHQFGGPRNVFRPEGPMGLPPGMRPGMRMQRPPLQALPPHAMPNQGNFINAPPHQIRPAGPGPQPPPGAPTVTGQTPPVSSQPPAGQMPAAAPALAPRKVLINPNFKGGVEAATSKFIQETQYMNAINPHVPRVQSDEELLRQQEEFINKNREHIEKRRHARDVSPARRSRSRSRSRSRSRSPRSVSRERSYTPPKRHPNGGPNNRNDRFDRERDRDRDRGDRERPSNDDKNTRMGRAGSRDREDRDRDRNRPMSGYNNNNNRQGANRFRRANSRDRDYENRNQGGGGSGGGNYGKRRRSNSPSPGNRGGGGNFGGNRGGRYNNDRDKSEVEEDEETRAYRLQIEKQKALREQIMRDKEMKRRRAAEEKQYEEKRSGGPQQKDDTPPQTANQTQQQQQNSQKLKEVVAERKIISLKKRPAAEHNDNEEPQGRATTTQRKTIPTAKILPEAKKTLTDHLSHNTTSGERGGGGGSGASNSISQNTAIIKPVLKKDSSSSSATVAAIKPQPHQQSQSHSRRISSHSEDEVQLDYDEDDLLLDEEEMLLASPEPTPPREIASKQRIESRTPSPEPNVKSHNIARKAMNARGGNSASSGGGGGGGGSGNHGTSKTSFSSNNRRVVLKTSSSTSGSTTSSSNTTTRGGRDMGSSSSSSNSRRAIFERLDIRNSSRQQSPSTAGSSSGGNSDNKRKPQRIVLKHD from the exons ATGTCTGACTTAAA TGATGACTTATTAAATTATGATATAGGAGATGTTATAGATGATCAGGTCTTAATAGGAGCTGATGAAGATGAACTATTGCTGTCAGATGATG ATTTAGAAAAAGATGTTTCTaaggaagaaaaacaaaaattaaaatctgaAGCTGAGGAATGGGTCAAAACACAAATTAAAGataaacctaaaaaagcaacaaaacaagTTGTTGCAgaacaaaaaacaattgaaacaaCTAAAACCTGCCagacagaaaattcaaaaaatgaagTTAATAAAGTACAAGAAAGTTCCGCTAaggaacagcaacaacaaacagaaATTACAAAGCAAGAAGTTGCAACAGCAGCAACCTCATCTACAATTACACAAGAATTTAAAGCTCCAGCTGAACAAACAAATAACACAACTAGTAATAATGTGGAAACAAATGCTAGTACAGTAATTGCAACAACAGCATCTGTGGAAAATTTAAGCAATTCCAATAAAGAAATGGAATTGGATCAAACGTCAAATATTTCTAATTCTGCCGCAAGTTTAACAAATGATTCTTGTGGCTCTTCGGTAATACAAAGTTCTCAGGAAAGTGCAAGTGTTACCATGAGTCATAGTGATGTATCCGATCCTCGTGAAGACTATGAGGAAGAACGTGAAGAAcgtacaaatataaaaactacaagTGAACGGGAGTCCTTTGATCACGGCACAGAACATTCGCCAG aaaaatctgTAAATCGTTATGTTTATCATCAAAAAAGAAATGGTGCTCCGCTAATACGTGGCCACCCTCTACGAGGTCCTGCTCCTCCTTTCCAACGTCCCCTGTTACGTTTCCCTCCTCACG GTCAACCATTTCCACCACCAAATCAACAACCTAACACAAATCCTTTTGCACCACAACCTCCACCCAATTCCCTACAGAATACACCTCACGGCCCTATGGCGGGACCAAATCATGACCCAAATAATCCTCATCATAGGCCCCGGCATCCATTTGGTTTTCGTCCCGGTCCCATGGCAGGTTTTCGTCATCCCAATCCTTCGGGCATGTATTCACAAGTGCCGCATGATTACAATGGTGGCCAGGGACCGGGCGGCTTTAACCAGCATCAATTTGGTGGTCCACGTAATGTTTTTAGACCAGAAGGTCCAATGGGTTTACCGCCTGGTATGCGTCCCGGCATGCGCATGCAAAGACCTCCCCTACAAGCTTTACCACCTCATGCTATGCCTAACCAGGGTAATTTTATTAATGCTCCTCCCCATCAGATAAGGCCAGCTGGTCCGGGACCACAACCACCTCCCGGGGCCCCTACCGTAACCGGTCAAACTCCTCCCGTCTCAAGCCAACCTCCAGCTGGTCAAATGCCAGCAGCTGCTCCTGCGTTAGCTCCACGTAAAGTTCTTATTAATCCTAATTTTAAGGGGGGTGTTGAAGCAGCCACTAGTAAATTTATACAAGAAACCCAATACATGAATGCCATAAATCCACATGTACCCCGGGTACAGAGTGATGAGGAGCTATTGCGTCAACAGGAGgaattcattaataaaaatcGTGAGCACATTGAAAAACGGCGTCATGCCAGAGATGTTTCCCCCGCAAGACGTTCCCGCAGTCGTAGTCGTTCACGCTCTCGTTCACGTTCACCACGTAGTGTTTCACGTGAACGTAGCTATACACCACCCAAACGTCATCCTAACGGTGGTCCCAATAATCGTAACGATCGTTTTGATAGAGAACGTGATCGCGATCGTGATAGAGGTGATCGTGAACGTCCTTCCAATGATGATAAGAATACACGCATGGGCAGAGCTGGCAGCAGGGATCGTGAAGATCGTGACAGAGATCGTAATCGTCCAATGAGTggttataataataacaacaatcgTCAGGGCGCTAATCGTTTTAGACGTGCCAATAGTCGTGATCGTGATTATGAGAATCGTAATCAAGGTGGTGGTGGCAGTGGCGGTGGTAATTATGGAAAACGTCGTCGTAGTAACTCTCCCTCACCGGGTAATCGTGGCGGAGGTGGTAATTTTGGTGGCAACAGAGGTGGACGCTATAATAATGATCGTGATAAATCAGag gTTGAGGAAGATGAAGAAACACGTGCCTACCGCttgcaaattgaaaaacaaaaagctttACGAGAACAAATTATGCGTGACAAAGAAATGAAACGTCGAAGAGCTGCTGAAGAAAAACAATATGag GAAAAACGTAGTGGTGGACCACAACAAAAAGATGATACGCCTCCACAAACGGCAAATCAAacgcaacagcagcagcagaactcacaaaaattaaaagaagtaGTAGCGGAACGTAAAATTATATCGTTGAAAAAACGACCAGCCGCCGAACACAATGATAATGAAGAGCCACAAGGTAGAGCCACAACAACACAAAGAAAAACCATACCAACGGCTAAAATTTTGCCAGAAGCTAAGAAAACCTTAACAGATCATTTGTCACACAATACAACGAGTGGAGAacgtggtggtggtggtggcagTGGCGCTTCAAATAGTATTAGCCAAAATACTGCTATTATAAAGCCGGTATTAAAAAAAGATTCCTCATCATCTTCAGCTACGGTGGCAGCTATAAAACCTCAACCTCATCAACAATCACAGTCGCATTCACGACGCATATCTTCACACAGTGAGGATGAAGTACAGTTAGACTATGATGAAGATGATCTTTTATTAGATGAAGAGGAAATGCTATTAGCTTCGCCAGAACCCACACCTCCACGGGAAATTGCCTCTAAACAGCGCATAGAATCGCGTACACCCTCACCCGAGCCTAATGTTAAATCGCATAATATTGCCAGAAAAGCTATGAATGCCAGAGGTGGTAACAGTGCCAGCAGTGGTGGAGGAGGTGGTGGTGGAGGTAGTGGTAATCATGGTACTTCAAAGACCAGCTTTAGTTCTAACAATCGTAGAGTCGTTTTAAAAACCTCTTCAAGTACTTCAGGTTCAACGACTTCATCATCGAATACTACTACTAGAGGAGGCCGTGATATGGGCTCTTCAAGCAGTAGTAGCAATTCACGTAGAGCTATTTTTGAACGTTTAGATATACGCAACAGTAGTAGACAACAGTCACCCTCAACAGCTGGCTCAAGTTCTGGTGGAAATTCCGATAATAAACGTAAACCCCAAAGGATTGTATTAAAGCacgattaa
- the LOC111688085 gene encoding serine/arginine repetitive matrix protein 2 isoform X1 produces the protein MSDLNDDLLNYDIGDVIDDQVLIGADEDELLLSDDDLEKDVSKEEKQKLKSEAEEWVKTQIKDKPKKATKQVVAEQKTIETTKTCQTENSKNEVNKVQESSAKEQQQQTEITKQEVATAATSSTITQEFKAPAEQTNNTTSNNVETNASTVIATTASVENLSNSNKEMELDQTSNISNSAASLTNDSCGSSVIQSSQESASVTMSHSDVSDPREDYEEEREERTNIKTTSERESFDHGTEHSPEKSVNRYVYHQKRNGAPLIRGHPLRGPAPPFQRPLLRFPPHGNISLLAPSPFTHLGGLATVTLTHPNTNPLIPGQPFPPPNQQPNTNPFAPQPPPNSLQNTPHGPMAGPNHDPNNPHHRPRHPFGFRPGPMAGFRHPNPSGMYSQVPHDYNGGQGPGGFNQHQFGGPRNVFRPEGPMGLPPGMRPGMRMQRPPLQALPPHAMPNQGNFINAPPHQIRPAGPGPQPPPGAPTVTGQTPPVSSQPPAGQMPAAAPALAPRKVLINPNFKGGVEAATSKFIQETQYMNAINPHVPRVQSDEELLRQQEEFINKNREHIEKRRHARDVSPARRSRSRSRSRSRSRSPRSVSRERSYTPPKRHPNGGPNNRNDRFDRERDRDRDRGDRERPSNDDKNTRMGRAGSRDREDRDRDRNRPMSGYNNNNNRQGANRFRRANSRDRDYENRNQGGGGSGGGNYGKRRRSNSPSPGNRGGGGNFGGNRGGRYNNDRDKSEVEEDEETRAYRLQIEKQKALREQIMRDKEMKRRRAAEEKQYEEKRSGGPQQKDDTPPQTANQTQQQQQNSQKLKEVVAERKIISLKKRPAAEHNDNEEPQGRATTTQRKTIPTAKILPEAKKTLTDHLSHNTTSGERGGGGGSGASNSISQNTAIIKPVLKKDSSSSSATVAAIKPQPHQQSQSHSRRISSHSEDEVQLDYDEDDLLLDEEEMLLASPEPTPPREIASKQRIESRTPSPEPNVKSHNIARKAMNARGGNSASSGGGGGGGGSGNHGTSKTSFSSNNRRVVLKTSSSTSGSTTSSSNTTTRGGRDMGSSSSSSNSRRAIFERLDIRNSSRQQSPSTAGSSSGGNSDNKRKPQRIVLKHD, from the exons ATGTCTGACTTAAA TGATGACTTATTAAATTATGATATAGGAGATGTTATAGATGATCAGGTCTTAATAGGAGCTGATGAAGATGAACTATTGCTGTCAGATGATG ATTTAGAAAAAGATGTTTCTaaggaagaaaaacaaaaattaaaatctgaAGCTGAGGAATGGGTCAAAACACAAATTAAAGataaacctaaaaaagcaacaaaacaagTTGTTGCAgaacaaaaaacaattgaaacaaCTAAAACCTGCCagacagaaaattcaaaaaatgaagTTAATAAAGTACAAGAAAGTTCCGCTAaggaacagcaacaacaaacagaaATTACAAAGCAAGAAGTTGCAACAGCAGCAACCTCATCTACAATTACACAAGAATTTAAAGCTCCAGCTGAACAAACAAATAACACAACTAGTAATAATGTGGAAACAAATGCTAGTACAGTAATTGCAACAACAGCATCTGTGGAAAATTTAAGCAATTCCAATAAAGAAATGGAATTGGATCAAACGTCAAATATTTCTAATTCTGCCGCAAGTTTAACAAATGATTCTTGTGGCTCTTCGGTAATACAAAGTTCTCAGGAAAGTGCAAGTGTTACCATGAGTCATAGTGATGTATCCGATCCTCGTGAAGACTATGAGGAAGAACGTGAAGAAcgtacaaatataaaaactacaagTGAACGGGAGTCCTTTGATCACGGCACAGAACATTCGCCAG aaaaatctgTAAATCGTTATGTTTATCATCAAAAAAGAAATGGTGCTCCGCTAATACGTGGCCACCCTCTACGAGGTCCTGCTCCTCCTTTCCAACGTCCCCTGTTACGTTTCCCTCCTCACGGTAATATATCCTTGCTAGCACCATCGCCCTTTACACACTTGGGCGGTTTAGCAACAGTTACACTAACACATCCCAATACAAATCCTCTTATTCCAGGTCAACCATTTCCACCACCAAATCAACAACCTAACACAAATCCTTTTGCACCACAACCTCCACCCAATTCCCTACAGAATACACCTCACGGCCCTATGGCGGGACCAAATCATGACCCAAATAATCCTCATCATAGGCCCCGGCATCCATTTGGTTTTCGTCCCGGTCCCATGGCAGGTTTTCGTCATCCCAATCCTTCGGGCATGTATTCACAAGTGCCGCATGATTACAATGGTGGCCAGGGACCGGGCGGCTTTAACCAGCATCAATTTGGTGGTCCACGTAATGTTTTTAGACCAGAAGGTCCAATGGGTTTACCGCCTGGTATGCGTCCCGGCATGCGCATGCAAAGACCTCCCCTACAAGCTTTACCACCTCATGCTATGCCTAACCAGGGTAATTTTATTAATGCTCCTCCCCATCAGATAAGGCCAGCTGGTCCGGGACCACAACCACCTCCCGGGGCCCCTACCGTAACCGGTCAAACTCCTCCCGTCTCAAGCCAACCTCCAGCTGGTCAAATGCCAGCAGCTGCTCCTGCGTTAGCTCCACGTAAAGTTCTTATTAATCCTAATTTTAAGGGGGGTGTTGAAGCAGCCACTAGTAAATTTATACAAGAAACCCAATACATGAATGCCATAAATCCACATGTACCCCGGGTACAGAGTGATGAGGAGCTATTGCGTCAACAGGAGgaattcattaataaaaatcGTGAGCACATTGAAAAACGGCGTCATGCCAGAGATGTTTCCCCCGCAAGACGTTCCCGCAGTCGTAGTCGTTCACGCTCTCGTTCACGTTCACCACGTAGTGTTTCACGTGAACGTAGCTATACACCACCCAAACGTCATCCTAACGGTGGTCCCAATAATCGTAACGATCGTTTTGATAGAGAACGTGATCGCGATCGTGATAGAGGTGATCGTGAACGTCCTTCCAATGATGATAAGAATACACGCATGGGCAGAGCTGGCAGCAGGGATCGTGAAGATCGTGACAGAGATCGTAATCGTCCAATGAGTggttataataataacaacaatcgTCAGGGCGCTAATCGTTTTAGACGTGCCAATAGTCGTGATCGTGATTATGAGAATCGTAATCAAGGTGGTGGTGGCAGTGGCGGTGGTAATTATGGAAAACGTCGTCGTAGTAACTCTCCCTCACCGGGTAATCGTGGCGGAGGTGGTAATTTTGGTGGCAACAGAGGTGGACGCTATAATAATGATCGTGATAAATCAGag gTTGAGGAAGATGAAGAAACACGTGCCTACCGCttgcaaattgaaaaacaaaaagctttACGAGAACAAATTATGCGTGACAAAGAAATGAAACGTCGAAGAGCTGCTGAAGAAAAACAATATGag GAAAAACGTAGTGGTGGACCACAACAAAAAGATGATACGCCTCCACAAACGGCAAATCAAacgcaacagcagcagcagaactcacaaaaattaaaagaagtaGTAGCGGAACGTAAAATTATATCGTTGAAAAAACGACCAGCCGCCGAACACAATGATAATGAAGAGCCACAAGGTAGAGCCACAACAACACAAAGAAAAACCATACCAACGGCTAAAATTTTGCCAGAAGCTAAGAAAACCTTAACAGATCATTTGTCACACAATACAACGAGTGGAGAacgtggtggtggtggtggcagTGGCGCTTCAAATAGTATTAGCCAAAATACTGCTATTATAAAGCCGGTATTAAAAAAAGATTCCTCATCATCTTCAGCTACGGTGGCAGCTATAAAACCTCAACCTCATCAACAATCACAGTCGCATTCACGACGCATATCTTCACACAGTGAGGATGAAGTACAGTTAGACTATGATGAAGATGATCTTTTATTAGATGAAGAGGAAATGCTATTAGCTTCGCCAGAACCCACACCTCCACGGGAAATTGCCTCTAAACAGCGCATAGAATCGCGTACACCCTCACCCGAGCCTAATGTTAAATCGCATAATATTGCCAGAAAAGCTATGAATGCCAGAGGTGGTAACAGTGCCAGCAGTGGTGGAGGAGGTGGTGGTGGAGGTAGTGGTAATCATGGTACTTCAAAGACCAGCTTTAGTTCTAACAATCGTAGAGTCGTTTTAAAAACCTCTTCAAGTACTTCAGGTTCAACGACTTCATCATCGAATACTACTACTAGAGGAGGCCGTGATATGGGCTCTTCAAGCAGTAGTAGCAATTCACGTAGAGCTATTTTTGAACGTTTAGATATACGCAACAGTAGTAGACAACAGTCACCCTCAACAGCTGGCTCAAGTTCTGGTGGAAATTCCGATAATAAACGTAAACCCCAAAGGATTGTATTAAAGCacgattaa
- the LOC111685188 gene encoding gamma-aminobutyric acid receptor-associated protein produces the protein MKFQYKEEHVFEKRRAEGDKIRRKYPDRVPVIVEKAPKARIGDLDKKKYLVPSDLTVGQFYFLIRKRIQLRPEDALFFFVNNVIPPTSATMGSLYQEHHEEDYFLYIAYSDENVYGKR, from the exons atgaaattccaaTATAAAGAAGAACATGTTTTTGAAAAACGTCGTGCTGAGGGAGATAAAATTCGCAGAAAATATCCTGATCGTGTACCA GTTATTGTAGAAAAAGCCCCTAAAGCACGCATTGGTGATTTggataagaaaaaatatttagtacCATCCGATTTGACTGTAGGACAATTCTATTTCTTAATTCGCAAACGCATACAATTGAGACCCGAAGATGCTCTATTCTTCTTTGTTAACAATGTTATTCCACCAACATCTGCCACCATGGGTTCCTTGTATCAG GAACATCATGAGGAAGATTATTTCCTTTACATAGCCTATTCCGATGAGAATGTTTATGGTAAACGCTAA